In Levilactobacillus brevis, a single genomic region encodes these proteins:
- the efp gene encoding elongation factor P, with translation MAISTADFKNGLTIEVDHAIWRIIEFQHVKPGKGGAFVRSKLKNLRTGAVQEKTFRAGAKMERADIQTRSMQYLYEDADNRVFMDTDNFEQIEVPDEQIKDQLPYLQENMNVDLVQFGNEVLGIEVPNTVVLEVTATEPGIKGNTASGGSKPATMNTGLVVQVPFFVNEGDKLSINTTDGTYISRA, from the coding sequence TACTGCTGATTTTAAAAACGGTTTAACTATTGAAGTCGATCACGCAATCTGGCGGATTATTGAATTCCAACACGTTAAGCCAGGTAAGGGTGGCGCTTTCGTTCGTTCAAAGCTGAAGAACTTACGGACGGGTGCCGTTCAAGAAAAGACTTTCCGTGCCGGTGCTAAGATGGAACGGGCGGATATCCAAACGCGTTCGATGCAATACCTGTACGAAGATGCCGACAACCGGGTCTTCATGGACACCGACAACTTCGAACAAATCGAAGTGCCTGACGAACAAATCAAGGATCAACTCCCATATTTGCAAGAAAACATGAACGTTGACCTGGTTCAATTCGGTAACGAAGTCTTGGGTATCGAAGTACCAAACACCGTCGTCTTAGAAGTTACGGCAACGGAACCTGGTATCAAGGGGAACACCGCTTCTGGTGGTTCAAAGCCAGCAACGATGAACACCGGCTTAGTCGTTCAAGTGCCATTCTTCGTTAACGAAGGCGACAAGCTCTCCATTAACACGACGGACGGAACCTACATTTCTCGTGCCTAA
- a CDS encoding Asp23/Gls24 family envelope stress response protein has protein sequence MAEDTNIILESKEPALGKIEVAPQVLEIIVGIAASQTEGVARMRGSLANSVTELLGRKEQHGKGVKLVFDGDELAVDVYVYLNYGVAVPKVALAIQDSVKQQLLFMTDLDLREVNVHVEGVIPEKTAQQVDPDNLFNQTDEGDSDQ, from the coding sequence ATGGCAGAAGATACTAATATCATTTTAGAATCAAAGGAACCCGCACTGGGTAAGATCGAAGTGGCGCCACAAGTCCTCGAAATCATCGTCGGCATTGCGGCTAGCCAAACTGAAGGCGTTGCGCGGATGCGTGGTTCATTGGCAAACAGCGTCACGGAGCTTTTGGGTCGCAAGGAACAACACGGTAAGGGCGTTAAGCTCGTGTTTGACGGCGACGAATTAGCGGTTGATGTTTACGTTTACTTGAATTACGGGGTAGCGGTTCCCAAGGTTGCCTTGGCCATTCAGGATAGCGTGAAGCAACAATTGTTGTTCATGACCGACCTCGATTTACGTGAAGTAAACGTTCACGTGGAAGGCGTCATTCCCGAAAAGACGGCGCAACAGGTAGATCCTGATAACCTGTTTAACCAGACCGATGAAGGAGACAGTGACCAATAG
- the nusB gene encoding transcription antitermination factor NusB gives MTLTRHQIRERAFQMLFALNANPEADQDALYQRVLTDDPNQTVPVPAYLTTLVQGVLANQAELDAQIDQYLSTGWQLKRIAKTDLVIMRIAFFEVEHVEEVPNRVAVNEALELAKNFSDDRSRRFINGVLAHTLAGDSADSQA, from the coding sequence GTGACACTTACACGACATCAGATTCGGGAACGCGCATTTCAAATGCTGTTTGCATTGAATGCCAATCCTGAAGCCGATCAGGACGCGTTGTACCAACGTGTCTTGACCGATGACCCGAACCAAACCGTTCCCGTGCCCGCTTATCTGACAACGTTAGTTCAGGGTGTCTTGGCTAACCAAGCCGAACTGGACGCGCAGATCGACCAGTACCTAAGTACCGGTTGGCAATTAAAGCGAATCGCTAAGACCGACCTGGTCATTATGCGGATAGCTTTCTTTGAAGTCGAACACGTGGAAGAAGTGCCGAATCGTGTGGCGGTCAACGAAGCCTTGGAATTAGCCAAGAACTTCAGTGACGACCGTTCTCGACGGTTTATTAACGGTGTGCTGGCCCATACATTGGCCGGCGACTCCGCGGACTCACAAGCTTAA
- a CDS encoding bifunctional methylenetetrahydrofolate dehydrogenase/methenyltetrahydrofolate cyclohydrolase — MAIIIDGKQIAKDLNAQTQQRVAALAQQGGVPGLAVIIVGDDPASAIYVRNKHRKAVKLGIKSVVRELPATISQAELLAIVGQYNQDDSIHGILVQSPLPVGLDEQAVVAAIDPAKDVDGFHPLNVGRLFANLPGHYPVSCTPRGIMTMLGILNEHLRGKQAVVVGRSMIVGRPMAAMLLNADMTVTVAHVHTKHLSELTRTADVLVVATGVTHLIKGPDIKRGAIVIDVGMDRDENGKLTGDVDFDAAVDRAGAITPVPGGVGPMTIATLMQQTVDLCEWSE; from the coding sequence ATGGCAATCATCATTGACGGTAAACAGATCGCAAAGGACCTCAACGCGCAGACCCAGCAACGGGTTGCGGCGTTGGCACAACAGGGGGGTGTTCCCGGCCTCGCCGTGATTATCGTGGGCGACGACCCCGCCAGTGCCATTTACGTGCGGAATAAGCACCGTAAGGCCGTTAAATTGGGGATTAAGTCCGTGGTGCGGGAACTTCCGGCCACGATTAGCCAGGCAGAACTCCTCGCCATCGTTGGACAGTATAATCAAGATGACAGCATTCACGGCATTCTGGTTCAATCGCCTTTACCCGTAGGCCTGGACGAACAGGCCGTGGTGGCGGCGATCGACCCGGCTAAGGATGTGGATGGCTTCCATCCCTTGAATGTGGGGCGACTATTCGCTAACTTGCCGGGACACTACCCGGTGTCGTGCACCCCTCGGGGCATCATGACCATGCTGGGGATTCTGAATGAGCATCTCCGTGGTAAGCAGGCCGTGGTCGTCGGGCGCAGTATGATCGTGGGTCGGCCGATGGCAGCAATGTTGCTGAATGCCGATATGACGGTGACGGTGGCTCACGTGCACACCAAGCACCTGAGTGAGTTGACGCGCACGGCCGATGTGTTGGTGGTTGCGACGGGCGTGACGCACCTGATTAAGGGGCCGGATATCAAGCGCGGCGCCATCGTCATTGATGTGGGGATGGACCGTGATGAAAACGGTAAGCTGACGGGCGACGTGGACTTTGACGCCGCCGTCGACCGGGCTGGGGCCATCACGCCGGTTCCCGGTGGGGTGGGTCCTATGACCATTGCCACGTTAATGCAGCAAACGGTAGACTTATGTGAGTGGAGTGAGTAA
- the xseA gene encoding exodeoxyribonuclease VII large subunit, whose amino-acid sequence MAATDYLTVTALTQYLKRKFDVDPYLGKVYLTGEISNFRLRPHAHQYFSLKDDHAKISAIMFRSAFEKLKFTPETGMKVLVTGRISLYEPTGQYQIYVERMEPDGIGQLYQAYEQLKKKLADEGLFSAPKRPLPRFPKRIAVITSPSGAVIRDIITTTRRRYPIAQIVLYPAVVQGDGAAPDLVRQLERVNAAGTYDTLIIGRGGGSIEDLWPFNEESVARAIAASRIPIISSVGHETDTTIADLVADVRAATPTAAAELAVPVLTDEVLKLQQQRTRLFNAMTNRINFQQERLNKLMAAYVFRQPQRLYETYVQRLDHAQQGLARNMQQQVRQRQQRYQLARQGLQSRNPLARVQRDQTTVDQLTARLNAEAKRYLADRQERVGKLMSGLDYLSPLKIMSRGYSYVTQDDHVVRQTADLKTGSAMIHLSDGTATAEITNIQPASEDQHE is encoded by the coding sequence TTGGCAGCAACTGATTACTTAACGGTTACGGCGCTGACCCAGTATTTGAAGCGCAAGTTTGATGTTGACCCGTACCTGGGAAAGGTGTATCTGACGGGGGAAATCTCCAACTTTCGGTTGCGTCCCCACGCCCACCAATACTTTAGTCTCAAGGATGACCACGCGAAGATCAGTGCGATTATGTTCCGGTCGGCCTTTGAGAAGTTAAAGTTCACGCCGGAAACGGGAATGAAGGTGCTGGTCACCGGGCGAATCTCGCTGTATGAACCCACGGGCCAGTACCAGATCTACGTAGAGCGCATGGAGCCAGACGGCATCGGCCAGCTCTATCAGGCGTATGAACAGTTAAAGAAGAAGCTGGCCGACGAAGGCTTATTCTCGGCGCCTAAGCGGCCATTACCCCGGTTTCCCAAACGGATTGCCGTGATTACCAGTCCCAGTGGCGCCGTCATTCGAGACATTATCACGACGACCCGGCGCCGGTACCCCATCGCCCAGATTGTCCTGTATCCCGCGGTGGTTCAGGGGGACGGTGCGGCCCCGGACTTGGTACGCCAGCTAGAACGTGTCAACGCGGCGGGCACCTATGACACGCTTATTATTGGTCGTGGTGGGGGCTCGATCGAAGACCTCTGGCCCTTTAACGAGGAGAGCGTCGCCCGAGCCATCGCAGCCAGCCGGATTCCGATTATTTCGTCGGTTGGTCACGAAACGGACACGACGATTGCCGATCTGGTAGCGGACGTGCGCGCAGCCACCCCGACGGCAGCGGCCGAACTGGCCGTGCCGGTCTTGACGGATGAAGTTTTAAAATTACAACAGCAACGCACGCGGCTTTTTAACGCAATGACCAACCGCATCAATTTCCAACAAGAACGGTTGAACAAGTTAATGGCGGCCTATGTCTTTCGGCAGCCCCAGCGCTTGTATGAGACCTACGTGCAACGACTCGACCACGCCCAACAAGGGTTGGCCCGCAACATGCAGCAACAGGTTCGCCAACGGCAACAGCGCTATCAGTTGGCACGGCAGGGTTTACAGAGTCGCAACCCGTTGGCCCGCGTTCAACGTGACCAGACGACGGTCGATCAGTTGACGGCCCGGCTGAATGCGGAGGCGAAGCGCTATCTGGCGGATCGCCAAGAACGGGTCGGCAAGTTGATGAGTGGTCTGGACTATTTGAGTCCACTGAAGATTATGAGCCGTGGCTACAGCTACGTGACGCAAGACGACCACGTGGTGCGGCAGACGGCCGATTTGAAGACCGGCTCCGCGATGATTCATTTGAGCGATGGGACGGCCACCGCAGAGATTACCAACATTCAACCAGCATCGGAGGATCAACATGAGTGA
- a CDS encoding exodeoxyribonuclease VII small subunit → MSEEQKPTFEENLTTLENIVAQLEQGDIPLEQALSQFQKGVALSKELQGTLQGAEKTLATMMNDNDQEQAFETPQGGTGDAD, encoded by the coding sequence ATGAGTGAAGAACAAAAACCAACTTTTGAAGAGAATTTAACCACTTTGGAAAATATTGTTGCTCAACTTGAACAGGGGGATATTCCATTGGAACAGGCCCTGTCACAGTTCCAAAAGGGTGTCGCCTTGAGCAAGGAGCTTCAGGGAACGTTGCAAGGCGCCGAGAAGACGCTGGCGACGATGATGAATGATAATGATCAGGAACAGGCTTTTGAGACGCCACAAGGGGGCACGGGTGATGCCGATTGA
- a CDS encoding polyprenyl synthetase family protein — MPIETRLTEFETTWVPQLNAPLNAAIAQDTGDDRLAEAMAYSVMAGGKRLRPLLTVATLQALGRPFDARRHWRPVMALELLHTYSLIHDDLPAMDNDDLRRGEPTNHVKFGAGMATLAGDGLLTLAFQWLTATDLPATTQAQLVQALAVAAGPHGMVAGQAKDIQSEHVDLPLARLRVLHREKTGALLHYAVQAGLIMGDAPRDQWDPYLDFADAFGLAFQIYDDILDVVGTAAELGKATQKDAGEAKNTYPGKLGLQGANQALIATIQTGKQALAQLPAGDGRDLLAAFFSYFDTKRVKP; from the coding sequence ATGCCGATTGAAACACGGCTAACAGAATTTGAGACGACGTGGGTCCCACAGCTCAATGCACCATTAAACGCAGCCATTGCGCAAGATACTGGTGATGACCGCTTGGCCGAAGCCATGGCGTACTCCGTGATGGCAGGGGGCAAACGACTGCGGCCGCTACTGACCGTCGCCACGCTTCAGGCGCTGGGTCGGCCCTTCGATGCGCGGCGGCATTGGCGTCCCGTGATGGCCTTGGAGTTGCTTCACACATATTCGCTGATCCACGACGATTTACCCGCCATGGACAATGACGATTTGCGTCGGGGCGAACCCACCAACCACGTCAAATTTGGCGCGGGGATGGCGACGTTGGCCGGCGACGGCCTGTTGACGCTGGCCTTTCAGTGGCTGACGGCGACGGATCTCCCCGCCACGACGCAAGCGCAACTCGTTCAGGCGTTGGCCGTGGCGGCCGGTCCTCACGGTATGGTGGCCGGTCAGGCGAAGGACATTCAGTCCGAACACGTCGACCTCCCCCTTGCGCGTTTACGGGTTTTACACCGCGAAAAGACGGGGGCGCTGCTACATTACGCCGTGCAGGCGGGCTTAATTATGGGTGACGCGCCCCGAGATCAGTGGGACCCGTACTTGGATTTCGCCGACGCCTTTGGGCTGGCCTTTCAGATTTACGACGACATCTTGGACGTGGTGGGTACGGCCGCCGAGCTCGGTAAGGCCACGCAGAAGGATGCCGGTGAGGCGAAGAATACCTATCCCGGTAAGTTGGGCCTGCAGGGCGCCAATCAGGCGTTGATTGCGACCATCCAGACGGGAAAACAGGCATTGGCTCAGTTACCGGCCGGCGACGGTCGTGACCTGCTAGCGGCGTTCTTCAGTTATTTTGATACGAAACGGGTGAAACCATGA
- a CDS encoding TlyA family RNA methyltransferase encodes MKKKRVADLLVEQGLFTSLDEAKRAVMAGEILGTNEERLDKPGSMIPADTELHLKGHPLPYVSRGGFKLAKALEVFHIDVTDRVVLDIGSSTGGFTDVMLQHGAKLSYALDVGSNQLVWKLRQDPRVVVMEHTNFRYSKLADFTRGQPTFSSIDVSFISLKMILPPLKAIIAEGGDVVALIKPQFEADREDVGRHGIVRERSVHEAVVQGIIDFAVATGFSVLGLDFSPIKGGEGNIEFLVHLRAVDKHAVCASSVSVDQTIDAAYKRLNH; translated from the coding sequence ATGAAAAAGAAACGCGTTGCGGATTTGTTAGTTGAACAGGGACTCTTTACGTCGCTGGATGAAGCCAAGCGGGCAGTCATGGCCGGCGAGATTCTGGGCACCAACGAGGAACGTCTTGATAAGCCGGGCTCGATGATTCCTGCCGATACGGAGCTTCACTTAAAGGGCCATCCTCTGCCGTACGTGTCTCGTGGTGGCTTTAAACTGGCTAAGGCACTCGAGGTCTTTCACATCGACGTGACCGACCGGGTGGTATTAGACATTGGTTCGTCGACCGGTGGCTTTACCGACGTCATGCTCCAGCACGGCGCCAAGTTGAGTTACGCCTTGGATGTCGGCAGTAATCAACTGGTGTGGAAGTTGCGGCAAGATCCGCGGGTCGTGGTCATGGAACACACGAATTTCCGGTACAGTAAGTTAGCCGACTTTACCAGGGGCCAACCGACGTTTAGTTCGATTGACGTGTCCTTTATTTCCTTGAAAATGATCCTGCCACCGCTTAAGGCGATTATCGCCGAGGGCGGGGACGTGGTGGCCCTGATTAAACCCCAGTTTGAAGCAGATCGTGAGGATGTGGGCCGGCACGGAATCGTCCGGGAACGGTCGGTTCACGAGGCCGTGGTTCAAGGCATCATCGACTTTGCGGTCGCGACTGGATTCAGCGTTTTGGGCCTAGATTTCTCACCCATTAAGGGTGGTGAAGGAAATATTGAATTTCTCGTTCACTTACGCGCAGTTGATAAACATGCAGTTTGTGCAAGTTCAGTTTCCGTCGATCAGACGATTGATGCCGCCTATAAGAGGCTAAATCACTAG
- a CDS encoding ArgR family transcriptional regulator, which produces MKKQERQQLLKRLLTSREIERQEDFVHLLEADGIHVTQATISRDIKEMQLVKLPAESGGYRYSLPVQKKIDTQKKLQRTLQNAYVSFAVQGEFTILKVLPGNGPVIASLLDQMRYEFVFGTVGDDSSVLTVCVSHKGALQLEETIDRMIAD; this is translated from the coding sequence ATGAAGAAGCAAGAACGCCAGCAATTACTCAAACGTCTCTTGACGTCACGCGAGATTGAACGTCAGGAAGATTTTGTCCATCTCCTAGAAGCGGATGGCATTCACGTCACCCAAGCGACAATTTCACGGGACATCAAAGAGATGCAGCTGGTGAAGTTGCCGGCCGAATCGGGGGGCTACCGTTACAGCCTGCCGGTTCAAAAGAAGATTGACACCCAGAAGAAATTACAGCGCACGCTTCAAAACGCCTACGTGTCCTTTGCCGTTCAGGGGGAGTTTACGATCCTGAAGGTCTTGCCGGGCAATGGGCCAGTAATTGCGTCGCTATTGGACCAGATGCGCTATGAGTTTGTGTTTGGGACGGTTGGCGACGATAGTTCCGTGTTGACCGTTTGTGTTTCCCACAAGGGTGCTTTACAATTAGAAGAGACGATTGACCGCATGATTGCGGACTAG
- the recN gene encoding DNA repair protein RecN yields MLQELSIKNFAIIDQLDVAFKNGMTVLTGETGAGKSIIIDAVGLLAGGRGSANFVRTGTDKAIIQGSFVFPTGGTTYRVLDDLGIDHDDGSVILQREIHANGRNTCRVNGMLVNTSTLKRIGETAVDIHGQNEHQELMQPEKHLGMLDEFAGSQVAKLSATYTQKYAAYTQLKATLESRRANEKEWAQHLDMLKFQVDEIETAQLRAGEEDELVAERDRLDNFQKINDALQRTQVILTGEETSAGANDQIGSAMQAMQAIADFDPAFKQIAASLETAYYALSDAVGDVSSQLDLLEWDEGRLDEIERRLDVINQLKRKYGDSEEQVLSYYDKIAAELKQMQATDETADDLEERVTHQESDLLKLAEKLSKARQQAAKRLEKAIHGELADLYMDKTVFAVHFTRSKSQALMSTGLDHVEFYLRTNPGEAMRPLAKIASGGELSRIMLALKTIFSESQGITSIIFDEVDTGVSGRVAQAIAEKISGIAQASQVLCITHLPQVAAMADHHYFIAKRVVADRTETSLTRLDENSRVDELARMSAGTQVTKLALEHAHELLKLANEAKVAHASSPNKA; encoded by the coding sequence TTGTTACAGGAGCTGTCTATTAAAAATTTTGCCATTATTGACCAGTTGGACGTTGCGTTTAAAAATGGCATGACGGTCTTGACCGGGGAAACCGGGGCCGGGAAGTCCATCATTATCGACGCCGTGGGATTGCTGGCGGGAGGCCGGGGCTCGGCTAACTTTGTGCGGACCGGCACCGACAAGGCGATTATTCAGGGAAGCTTTGTCTTTCCGACCGGTGGGACGACCTACCGGGTGCTCGACGATCTGGGGATTGACCACGACGATGGTAGCGTGATTCTTCAGCGCGAGATTCACGCCAATGGCCGCAACACCTGTCGGGTCAATGGCATGCTGGTCAATACGAGCACGCTGAAGCGGATTGGCGAGACGGCGGTAGATATTCACGGCCAAAACGAGCATCAAGAGCTGATGCAACCCGAAAAACATCTGGGGATGCTCGACGAATTCGCCGGCAGTCAGGTGGCTAAGCTATCGGCGACCTATACGCAAAAGTATGCGGCCTATACGCAATTGAAGGCGACACTGGAAAGTCGGCGGGCCAATGAAAAGGAATGGGCCCAACACCTTGATATGCTGAAGTTTCAGGTCGACGAGATTGAGACGGCCCAGTTGCGCGCCGGTGAGGAAGACGAACTGGTGGCGGAACGGGATCGTTTGGATAATTTTCAAAAGATTAACGATGCCCTGCAACGGACGCAAGTCATTCTGACCGGTGAGGAGACCAGTGCCGGTGCAAACGATCAGATTGGTAGTGCCATGCAGGCCATGCAGGCGATTGCCGATTTTGACCCAGCCTTTAAGCAGATTGCCGCTAGTTTGGAAACGGCCTACTATGCCTTAAGTGATGCCGTGGGTGACGTGTCTTCCCAGCTCGATCTGCTCGAGTGGGACGAGGGCCGGCTGGACGAGATTGAACGCCGGCTGGATGTGATCAACCAGTTGAAGCGTAAGTATGGTGACTCCGAAGAACAGGTCTTAAGCTACTACGACAAGATTGCCGCGGAGTTGAAGCAGATGCAGGCGACCGATGAGACGGCGGATGACCTGGAAGAACGGGTGACCCACCAAGAATCGGATTTGTTGAAGCTGGCGGAGAAGCTCAGCAAGGCCCGGCAGCAGGCGGCTAAACGGCTGGAAAAGGCGATTCACGGGGAACTGGCTGACTTGTACATGGACAAGACCGTTTTTGCGGTGCATTTTACCCGGTCAAAGTCACAGGCCTTGATGAGTACGGGGCTCGATCACGTGGAGTTCTACCTACGAACCAATCCCGGTGAGGCCATGCGTCCGTTGGCCAAGATTGCCTCTGGTGGGGAATTGTCTCGTATTATGTTGGCCCTAAAGACCATCTTTTCCGAGTCACAGGGGATTACCTCGATTATCTTTGACGAGGTGGACACTGGGGTCAGCGGTCGAGTGGCGCAGGCCATTGCTGAAAAGATTAGCGGGATTGCGCAGGCCTCGCAGGTGCTGTGCATTACCCATCTGCCGCAAGTGGCGGCGATGGCCGATCATCACTACTTCATTGCGAAGCGAGTGGTGGCCGATCGGACCGAAACGTCATTGACCCGTTTGGACGAAAACAGCCGAGTGGATGAACTCGCACGGATGTCGGCCGGCACTCAGGTCACCAAACTGGCGTTGGAACACGCGCACGAGCTACTAAAATTAGCCAATGAAGCCAAGGTGGCTCATGCTTCTAGCCCAAATAAAGCGTAA
- the gmk gene encoding guanylate kinase gives MAKRGMLIVLSGPSGVGKGTVRKALFDTGETDFSYSISMTTRKPREGEVNGVDYYFVSKEEFEENIRTGQMLEYAKYVDNYYGTPLKYVNETLDQGKDVFLEIEVNGAMQVRANCPDAVFVFLTPPDLMELKHRLIGRGTDAMDVINKRIKKAVGEIQMMRNYDYAVVNDEVSKAVDRIQMIIRSERLRVTRVMPDYEQMIGDE, from the coding sequence ATGGCTAAACGTGGAATGCTCATTGTGCTTTCAGGCCCATCCGGCGTCGGTAAAGGAACGGTGCGTAAGGCGCTGTTTGACACCGGCGAGACCGACTTTTCTTACTCCATTTCGATGACGACGCGGAAACCGCGTGAGGGCGAAGTCAACGGTGTTGATTACTACTTCGTCTCCAAGGAAGAATTCGAGGAGAATATTCGGACCGGACAGATGCTGGAATACGCCAAGTATGTTGACAACTACTATGGCACCCCGTTAAAATATGTTAATGAGACCTTGGATCAAGGCAAGGATGTTTTCTTGGAAATTGAGGTCAATGGTGCCATGCAGGTTCGGGCAAATTGTCCGGATGCAGTCTTTGTTTTCCTGACACCACCTGATTTGATGGAATTGAAGCACCGCTTGATTGGTCGGGGCACTGACGCCATGGACGTTATTAACAAACGAATCAAGAAGGCCGTCGGTGAAATTCAGATGATGCGCAACTATGATTACGCCGTGGTCAACGACGAAGTTAGCAAGGCGGTTGACCGGATTCAGATGATTATTCGCAGTGAACGGTTACGGGTAACCCGGGTGATGCCGGATTACGAACAAATGATTGGAGACGAATAA
- the rpoZ gene encoding DNA-directed RNA polymerase subunit omega has translation MLLYPSVDDLLAQVDSRYSLIMLASKRAHELDAGAKPLLTDYKSPKTIGRALEEIAAGALMIDPDEKDLNA, from the coding sequence ATGCTACTTTATCCCTCAGTTGATGATTTATTAGCACAAGTGGATTCACGGTATTCTTTGATTATGCTGGCTAGCAAGCGGGCACATGAATTAGATGCTGGTGCCAAGCCACTGTTGACCGACTACAAGTCCCCAAAGACGATTGGTCGCGCCCTCGAAGAAATTGCAGCCGGCGCTTTAATGATCGATCCGGACGAAAAAGATTTGAACGCCTAA
- the coaBC gene encoding bifunctional phosphopantothenoylcysteine decarboxylase/phosphopantothenate--cysteine ligase CoaBC, producing MFEGKHVTLTISGSVAAYKAATLARALQRAGATVRVVLTPAAARFVTPATFAALTKQPVLTDDTWWREDGQIAHVELADWTDLALAAPASANLMAQFANGLADDVASATWLATTAPKVVVPAMNSHMWQAAATQRNRQQLLADGTTVLQPATGALAEGYTGTGRFLEPAEIVRQLGQFPLFAPQTLRGKSVIVTAGGTRERLDPVRFLTNDSSGKMGYAVAAAAQAAGATVTLITAPTRLTPPVGVKVVPIQSTRDLASAVLTQFPHADALVMAAAVADFQPLTTADQKIKKTKDNDELILKLKKTPDILAEVAKIKRPDQVTVGFAAETQNLLANAQHKLASKSLDLLAANDVSRTDIGFNSDENQVTFIQANGVSDQTPKTSKRQIATALVERLADILKTK from the coding sequence ATGTTTGAAGGAAAACACGTGACGTTAACCATTAGCGGGAGTGTTGCGGCCTACAAGGCAGCCACGTTAGCGCGGGCCTTACAGCGCGCGGGCGCAACGGTTCGAGTGGTGTTAACTCCTGCAGCTGCACGGTTTGTGACGCCAGCCACTTTTGCGGCGTTGACCAAGCAGCCAGTGCTGACTGATGATACCTGGTGGCGGGAGGACGGTCAGATTGCACACGTCGAGCTTGCCGATTGGACGGATCTAGCGCTAGCGGCACCGGCGTCTGCCAACCTCATGGCCCAGTTTGCCAATGGTCTAGCCGATGATGTGGCGAGTGCAACCTGGCTGGCCACCACGGCGCCTAAGGTTGTGGTACCGGCCATGAACAGCCACATGTGGCAGGCCGCGGCTACCCAGCGGAATCGCCAGCAATTACTCGCCGATGGGACCACGGTGCTCCAACCGGCCACTGGGGCGTTGGCTGAAGGCTATACCGGCACGGGACGGTTCTTAGAACCCGCCGAGATTGTGCGGCAGTTGGGTCAGTTCCCCTTGTTTGCGCCCCAGACCTTACGGGGGAAGTCGGTGATTGTGACCGCCGGGGGCACCCGAGAACGGCTCGATCCCGTGCGCTTCCTGACCAACGATTCCTCCGGTAAAATGGGGTACGCGGTGGCTGCCGCGGCCCAGGCGGCTGGGGCGACGGTGACCCTGATCACGGCACCAACTCGCCTGACGCCGCCCGTGGGGGTCAAGGTTGTTCCCATTCAGAGCACGCGCGACCTGGCTAGCGCTGTTTTGACCCAGTTTCCGCACGCGGATGCGCTGGTCATGGCTGCCGCCGTCGCTGATTTTCAACCGCTGACGACCGCCGATCAAAAGATCAAGAAGACCAAAGACAATGACGAATTAATTCTTAAACTCAAGAAGACACCGGATATTCTGGCCGAAGTGGCGAAGATCAAGCGTCCCGACCAAGTGACGGTGGGCTTTGCCGCTGAAACACAAAATTTGTTGGCTAACGCGCAGCACAAGCTCGCCAGCAAGTCGCTAGACCTGCTGGCTGCCAACGACGTTTCTCGCACGGATATCGGCTTTAATAGCGATGAGAATCAGGTGACCTTTATTCAGGCCAACGGGGTTAGCGACCAGACGCCCAAGACTAGCAAACGGCAGATTGCCACGGCATTGGTCGAGCGACTTGCAGATATTTTAAAGACGAAATAA